One genomic window of Sporosarcina ureae includes the following:
- the nrdR gene encoding transcriptional regulator NrdR — protein sequence MLCPACHYNGTRVIDSRPAEENRSIRRRRECEKCSFRFTTFEKVEHSPLVVVKKDKTREEFSSEKLLRGLIRACEKRAVPIEQLKDIVASIEKELRSSGNVEIDSEQVGEMVMERLVDVDEVAYVRFASVYRHYKDITIFIDELQQLQNRKDEQE from the coding sequence ATGTTATGTCCAGCTTGTCACTACAACGGTACACGTGTAATAGATTCACGGCCTGCGGAAGAAAACCGCTCCATTCGACGAAGACGTGAATGCGAAAAATGTAGTTTTCGTTTCACGACTTTTGAAAAAGTAGAGCATTCTCCGTTAGTTGTCGTAAAGAAAGATAAGACGCGAGAAGAATTCAGCAGTGAAAAGTTGCTGAGAGGATTAATTCGTGCTTGTGAAAAACGTGCGGTACCGATCGAACAATTAAAAGATATCGTGGCTTCTATCGAAAAAGAACTAAGAAGCTCAGGAAATGTCGAAATAGATTCCGAACAAGTAGGAGAAATGGTGATGGAACGATTAGTGGATGTGGATGAAGTGGCATATGTACGATTTGCGTCTGTCTACCGCCACTACAAAGACATCACCATCTTTATAGACGAGTTGCAACAATTGCAAAACAGGAAAGATGAACAAGAGTAA
- a CDS encoding glyceraldehyde-3-phosphate dehydrogenase codes for MTTKIAINGLGRIGRMVFRQIIKEDDVNLVAVNATYPAETIAHLLKYDSTHGVFDGEIVAEENAIIIDGKRVQLISERDPSKLPWKELGVDIVIESTGVFNSRDKAALHLESGAKKVILTAPGKNEDVTVVIGVNDDKLDVTKQSVISNASCTTNCLAPVAKVLNDEFGIVNGLMTTVHAYTNDQKNLDNPHKDLRRARSCGESIIPTSTGAAKALSLVLPELEGKIHGLALRIPTPNVSLVDLVVDVEKDVTVEEVNNAFRKAAEGPMKGILRFTTEPLVSIDFNTTTESATLDGLSTIVMGDRKIKVLAWYDNEWGYSARVVQLAKKVASALTDKVTS; via the coding sequence ATGACTACAAAAATTGCAATTAACGGACTCGGCCGTATTGGACGGATGGTATTCCGCCAGATTATTAAAGAAGATGATGTGAATCTAGTTGCTGTCAATGCGACATATCCAGCTGAAACGATTGCACATCTCTTGAAATATGACTCCACACACGGAGTTTTCGATGGTGAAATCGTAGCGGAAGAAAACGCGATCATTATCGACGGCAAACGTGTACAGTTAATTTCTGAGCGTGACCCTTCGAAATTACCTTGGAAAGAACTTGGTGTAGATATCGTTATAGAATCAACAGGTGTATTCAACTCACGTGACAAAGCAGCACTTCATTTGGAATCCGGTGCAAAGAAAGTAATTTTAACAGCACCAGGTAAAAATGAAGACGTAACCGTTGTGATCGGAGTGAATGACGACAAATTAGACGTTACTAAACAAAGTGTAATTTCTAATGCTAGTTGTACAACAAATTGTTTAGCGCCAGTTGCAAAAGTATTGAATGATGAATTCGGTATTGTAAATGGCTTAATGACAACTGTCCATGCATATACGAATGATCAGAAGAACCTGGACAATCCCCATAAAGATTTGCGTCGCGCGCGTTCTTGCGGAGAGTCCATCATTCCTACTTCAACAGGTGCTGCAAAAGCTTTGTCTCTTGTACTCCCTGAGCTTGAAGGAAAGATTCATGGTTTGGCATTGCGTATTCCGACACCGAATGTATCCCTTGTGGACTTGGTAGTGGACGTAGAAAAAGATGTAACGGTTGAAGAAGTGAACAACGCGTTCCGCAAAGCAGCAGAAGGCCCGATGAAAGGCATTCTTCGCTTTACTACAGAGCCTCTTGTATCGATCGATTTCAATACGACAACAGAATCCGCAACACTTGACGGCCTTTCTACTATCGTCATGGGCGATCGTAAAATCAAAGTGCTTGCTTGGTATGATAATGAATGGGGTTATTCAGCACGTGTTGTGCAATTGGCGAAAAAAGTCGCTTCTGCATTAACGGACAAAGTAACTTCTTAA
- the coaE gene encoding dephospho-CoA kinase (Dephospho-CoA kinase (CoaE) performs the final step in coenzyme A biosynthesis.) yields the protein MIIGLTGSIASGKSTVANMLREKGYPIVDADVIAREVVEPGSPLLDKIQQTFGEEVVREDGTLNREQLGAIIFGDEVKRRQLNELMHPAIRGRMISQREDYVTQGYQTVIMDIPLLFESKLQEYVEKIVVVSVTKQIQKQRLMARNEWTEQEAAARIASQLDMNIKEQGADAVIYNNDTLEETEKQLDAILENWQAVPR from the coding sequence ATGATTATCGGATTGACGGGAAGTATTGCAAGCGGGAAAAGTACGGTAGCCAACATGTTGCGTGAAAAAGGTTACCCTATTGTCGATGCGGATGTAATCGCGAGGGAAGTTGTTGAGCCAGGCAGCCCATTACTTGATAAAATCCAACAGACATTCGGTGAAGAAGTAGTACGTGAAGATGGTACACTAAATCGCGAACAGCTTGGCGCCATTATTTTTGGCGATGAAGTGAAACGGCGACAGTTAAATGAATTGATGCATCCTGCAATTAGAGGACGAATGATCAGTCAGAGAGAAGACTACGTTACACAAGGCTATCAAACCGTCATTATGGACATCCCATTACTTTTTGAAAGTAAACTTCAGGAGTATGTGGAGAAGATCGTCGTCGTGTCGGTCACGAAGCAAATTCAAAAGCAGAGACTGATGGCTCGCAATGAATGGACAGAACAAGAAGCGGCTGCCAGAATCGCGTCCCAGTTAGATATGAATATTAAAGAACAAGGCGCTGACGCGGTTATTTATAACAACGATACATTGGAAGAAACCGAAAAGCAGTTGGATGCAATCCTTGAAAACTGGCAAGCTGTGCCGAGATAA